Proteins encoded in a region of the Inquilinus sp. KBS0705 genome:
- the lpdA gene encoding dihydrolipoyl dehydrogenase, which produces MQYDVIVIGSGPGGYVAAIRCAQLGMKTAIIEKYNTLGGTCLNVGCIPSKALLDSSEHYHNAAHTFTTHGIKLDNLGIDFGQMIKRKQEVVDANTSGITYLMKKNKIDVHTGVGSFKDKNTIIVTKADGTATEITGKNVIIATGSKPSSLPFLKIDKKRIITSTEALTLTEIPKHLILIGGGVIGLELGSVYARLGAKVSVIEFMDGIIPTMDKGLGRELQKVLKKLGMEFYLGHKVTGATAKGKEVTVTFDNPKGEKQELKGDYCMVAVGRVAYTDGLGLDKIGITVEERGRKITVNEHLETSVKGVYAIGDVVKGAMLAHKAEDEGTFVAEVIAGQKPHINYNLIPGVVYTWPEVAAVGYTEEQLKEAGTKYKVGSFPFKASGRARASGDLDGFVKVLADATTDEILGVHMIGPRAADMIAEAVIAMEFRASAEDVTRASHAHPTYTEAMREACLAATENRAIHI; this is translated from the coding sequence ATGCAATATGATGTTATCGTTATAGGTTCGGGTCCGGGTGGTTATGTAGCTGCTATACGTTGCGCCCAGTTAGGGATGAAAACCGCCATTATTGAAAAATATAACACCCTTGGCGGTACTTGCCTTAATGTGGGTTGTATACCATCAAAGGCGCTTTTAGATTCATCTGAACATTACCATAACGCCGCGCATACCTTTACTACGCATGGTATTAAGCTGGATAACCTGGGCATTGATTTTGGCCAGATGATAAAACGTAAACAGGAAGTGGTTGATGCCAATACCAGCGGTATTACCTACCTAATGAAGAAAAATAAGATTGACGTGCACACAGGAGTGGGTTCGTTTAAAGATAAAAATACCATTATTGTTACCAAAGCAGATGGTACTGCTACCGAAATTACTGGTAAAAACGTGATCATTGCTACAGGCTCAAAACCATCGAGCCTGCCATTTTTAAAGATAGATAAGAAACGCATCATCACCAGTACCGAGGCTTTAACCTTAACCGAAATACCTAAACACCTTATATTAATAGGTGGCGGCGTTATTGGTTTGGAGTTAGGATCTGTTTACGCGCGTTTGGGTGCCAAAGTATCGGTAATTGAGTTTATGGATGGCATTATCCCTACTATGGATAAGGGCTTAGGCCGCGAACTGCAAAAGGTGCTGAAAAAATTAGGTATGGAGTTTTACCTGGGCCACAAGGTAACCGGTGCTACAGCTAAAGGTAAAGAAGTGACCGTTACTTTTGATAACCCTAAAGGCGAAAAACAAGAACTTAAAGGCGACTACTGTATGGTAGCCGTTGGCCGTGTAGCCTATACAGATGGTTTAGGCCTTGATAAGATAGGTATTACCGTTGAAGAGCGCGGCCGTAAAATTACGGTTAACGAGCACCTGGAAACCAGCGTTAAAGGCGTTTACGCCATTGGCGATGTGGTAAAAGGCGCCATGCTGGCCCACAAGGCCGAAGACGAAGGCACTTTTGTTGCCGAAGTTATTGCAGGCCAAAAACCGCATATTAACTACAACCTTATACCAGGTGTAGTGTATACCTGGCCCGAAGTTGCTGCCGTTGGTTATACCGAGGAGCAGTTGAAAGAGGCAGGTACCAAATATAAGGTAGGTTCATTCCCTTTTAAAGCCAGCGGACGTGCTCGTGCCAGCGGCGACTTAGACGGCTTTGTGAAAGTTTTAGCCGATGCTACTACCGACGAGATATTAGGTGTGCACATGATAGGCCCGCGTGCGGCAGACATGATAGCCGAGGCGGTGATAGCCATGGAGTTCCGTGCCAGCGCAGAGGATGTAACCCGCGCCAGCCACGCCCACCCAACCTATACCGAGGCAATGCGCGAAGCCTGCTTAGCAGCAACGGAGAATAGGGCGATACATATTTAA
- a CDS encoding fatty acid hydroxylase, which yields MQALLNTGIVIGTIALMELTSWAMHKFLFHGPLWFIHKTHHQQRHGWFELNDLFSIGFAVLALGLMWTGHTTLDYRFWIGTGISTYGTIYFIFHDWFIHNRFKAFKSNNRYLMGIRRAHKIHHKSTEKNPSEEFGLLVAGKKWFKQ from the coding sequence ATGCAAGCACTGTTAAACACCGGTATCGTAATAGGTACCATCGCACTGATGGAACTAACCTCCTGGGCTATGCATAAGTTTTTGTTCCACGGGCCGTTGTGGTTTATACATAAAACGCACCACCAACAGCGACACGGCTGGTTCGAGCTGAATGACCTGTTCAGCATCGGCTTTGCGGTATTGGCCCTTGGGCTAATGTGGACCGGGCACACCACTTTAGATTATCGCTTTTGGATAGGCACGGGCATCAGTACCTACGGCACCATTTACTTCATCTTTCACGATTGGTTTATACACAACCGCTTTAAGGCCTTTAAAAGCAATAACCGCTACCTTATGGGCATCCGCAGGGCGCATAAAATTCACCATAAATCAACTGAGAAAAATCCCTCGGAAGAGTTTGGGTTGTTGGTGGCTGGTAAGAAATGGTTTAAACAATAA
- a CDS encoding sugar MFS transporter — MAVATTAPSIKKSGLNPIIIIGALFFIFGFVTWLNSVLIPYLKIACQLNNIESFLVASAFYIAYLLMAKPSAWLLKIFGFKNGMAVGLFIMAIGALIFIPAALTRTYAVFLIGLFVQGSGLAVLQSASNPYITILGPEESAAKRISIMGIFNKSAGVLAPIALGAVVLKNIDEFTANLAKLNATQKIVELNELASRVIVPYVLIVIVLVVLAVLIYFSGLPEIDTDHEDENVALANSGKTSITQFPHLVLGVIALFLYVGTEVIAGDSIISYGMAHHIPLSTAKFFASGTLGCMVLGYVAGILFIPKYITQQKALVYSALLGAILTTVALFAPKYASIACIALLGLANSLMWPAIWPLALSGLGRFTKIGSSLLVMGIAGAAVFPPIYGALVDHAKATAGIEAASQTSYWILLPIYLFILYYAVAGYKVGKKSAVIV, encoded by the coding sequence ATGGCAGTCGCAACCACAGCACCATCAATTAAAAAATCAGGGCTAAACCCTATTATTATTATAGGTGCTTTATTTTTCATATTTGGTTTTGTAACCTGGCTTAATTCGGTATTGATACCTTATTTAAAAATTGCCTGCCAGCTGAATAATATCGAATCGTTTTTGGTTGCGAGTGCTTTTTACATTGCCTACTTGCTAATGGCCAAACCATCGGCCTGGCTGCTTAAAATATTTGGCTTTAAAAACGGAATGGCTGTTGGCCTGTTTATTATGGCCATTGGCGCCTTAATATTTATACCTGCGGCGTTAACGCGTACCTATGCTGTATTTTTGATAGGCCTGTTTGTACAAGGCAGTGGTTTAGCCGTACTGCAATCAGCATCAAACCCCTACATCACCATTTTAGGCCCCGAAGAAAGCGCAGCAAAGCGTATCAGCATTATGGGGATATTTAATAAATCAGCTGGTGTGCTGGCTCCCATTGCCTTAGGCGCGGTTGTATTAAAAAACATAGATGAGTTTACCGCTAACCTGGCAAAACTAAATGCCACCCAAAAGATAGTTGAACTGAACGAGCTTGCATCAAGGGTGATCGTTCCTTATGTGCTGATAGTAATTGTATTGGTAGTACTGGCGGTGTTGATCTACTTTTCGGGCCTGCCCGAAATTGATACCGACCACGAGGATGAGAACGTAGCATTGGCCAATTCGGGCAAAACAAGCATAACGCAGTTCCCGCATTTAGTATTGGGTGTAATAGCGTTGTTCCTTTACGTCGGCACCGAGGTAATTGCCGGCGACTCCATCATCAGCTACGGAATGGCGCACCACATACCCTTATCAACCGCAAAATTCTTTGCATCGGGTACATTGGGCTGTATGGTACTGGGCTATGTAGCAGGCATATTGTTTATCCCTAAGTACATTACACAACAAAAGGCATTGGTTTATTCGGCACTGTTAGGTGCTATATTAACCACCGTGGCCCTGTTTGCCCCAAAATATGCTTCGATAGCCTGTATAGCCTTATTAGGCCTGGCCAACTCGCTAATGTGGCCTGCTATATGGCCATTGGCATTATCGGGTCTTGGCAGATTCACCAAGATAGGTTCGTCGTTATTGGTAATGGGTATTGCCGGCGCGGCAGTGTTCCCGCCGATATATGGTGCACTGGTAGATCATGCAAAAGCAACGGCCGGGATAGAGGCAGCATCGCAAACCAGCTACTGGATATTGCTGCCTATTTACCTGTTTATCCTTTATTACGCTGTAGCAGGATATAAGGTGGGGAAGAAATCGGCAGTTATTGTTTAA
- the murB gene encoding UDP-N-acetylmuramate dehydrogenase, which translates to MLQIQENVSLKNFNTFGIDTNARYFAEINHPEELAELFADPFWLSRKRLVLGGGSNMLMVKDFDGLVIRLNIRGIEHRISHSDVYVEAGAGEVWNDLVNFCVDREYAGMENLSLIPGSVGASPIQNIGAYGVELQDVFESCRAFEIATHQFKTFTKADCKFGYRESVFKADLAGQYIIVSVKFHLSLVPRLNLKYGAIEQELASRGITQPTIKEVSQVVSHIRVSKLPDPSTIGNAGSFFKNPVISAEEFAPIQTKFPDVVNYPAGNAQVKLAAGWLIEQCGWKGKTIGNTGTWKNQALVLVNHGGATGEEVYSLSSQIIDSVYTKFGVTLQREVNIIN; encoded by the coding sequence ATGCTGCAAATACAGGAAAACGTATCACTTAAAAACTTTAACACTTTTGGTATTGATACCAATGCCCGCTATTTTGCAGAGATAAACCACCCCGAAGAATTGGCTGAACTGTTTGCCGACCCGTTTTGGCTAAGCCGTAAACGGCTGGTATTAGGCGGCGGTAGTAATATGCTAATGGTTAAAGATTTTGATGGCTTGGTAATACGCCTTAATATTAGGGGCATCGAGCACCGTATAAGCCATAGTGATGTTTATGTAGAAGCAGGCGCAGGCGAAGTTTGGAACGATCTGGTTAATTTTTGTGTGGATAGGGAATACGCCGGTATGGAAAACCTGAGTTTGATACCTGGCTCGGTAGGCGCATCGCCTATACAAAATATAGGCGCTTATGGTGTAGAGCTGCAGGATGTGTTTGAAAGCTGCCGCGCATTTGAAATAGCCACCCACCAATTTAAAACATTTACCAAAGCCGATTGCAAATTTGGCTACCGCGAAAGTGTTTTTAAAGCCGACTTGGCCGGGCAGTATATTATCGTATCGGTTAAGTTTCATTTATCGCTGGTGCCGCGTTTAAATTTAAAGTATGGTGCTATAGAGCAGGAGTTGGCCAGCCGGGGCATCACCCAGCCTACTATTAAGGAAGTATCGCAAGTGGTATCACATATCCGGGTATCTAAACTGCCCGATCCGTCTACCATTGGTAATGCCGGTAGTTTTTTTAAAAACCCGGTAATAAGTGCCGAAGAGTTTGCACCCATACAAACTAAATTCCCTGATGTTGTAAACTACCCGGCCGGCAACGCGCAGGTGAAACTGGCCGCCGGATGGCTCATAGAGCAGTGTGGTTGGAAAGGAAAAACCATTGGCAACACCGGCACCTGGAAGAACCAGGCACTGGTGTTAGTTAACCATGGCGGTGCAACGGGCGAAGAAGTGTACAGTCTTTCGTCGCAAATCATAGACAGTGTGTACACTAAATTTGGCGTTACACTACAACGCGAAGTAAATATTATTAATTAA
- a CDS encoding sigma-70 family RNA polymerase sigma factor, translating to MTKIEFNTLVLRQASSLRSYALHFTHDADDANDLVQDTMLKAITYYNKFKEGTNLKGWLYTIMKNTFINNYRRFVKMSTFVTKSDEISSPNLVFSSTKNQGEAKFVMDDIKRALDRLPADYYVPFTMYFEGHKYHEIADHLTIPIGTVKTRIHVARKLLKKNLKAYDNGIAKPVYAEN from the coding sequence ATGACAAAGATTGAGTTTAACACCCTGGTATTACGTCAAGCAAGTTCATTAAGGTCATACGCCTTACACTTTACCCACGACGCAGACGATGCTAACGACCTTGTTCAGGATACAATGTTGAAAGCCATAACTTACTATAACAAGTTTAAAGAAGGAACAAATTTGAAAGGGTGGTTGTATACCATCATGAAAAATACGTTTATCAACAATTATCGCCGTTTTGTTAAGATGAGCACTTTTGTTACCAAAAGTGATGAGATATCATCTCCTAACCTGGTATTCAGTTCAACAAAAAACCAGGGCGAGGCAAAGTTTGTGATGGATGATATTAAACGTGCTTTAGACAGGCTTCCGGCTGATTACTATGTGCCTTTTACCATGTATTTTGAGGGCCATAAGTACCACGAAATTGCCGACCACTTAACTATACCTATTGGTACTGTTAAAACGCGCATACACGTAGCACGCAAGCTATTGAAGAAAAATTTGAAAGCTTATGATAACGGCATAGCTAAACCTGTATACGCCGAAAACTGA
- a CDS encoding cytochrome b5, whose protein sequence is MMDLPIYTKSQLALRNGQDKPEIWVAYKGLIYDVTESRLWRNGKHYEHWAGQDLTEELPDAPHTETVFEKFKVIGRLG, encoded by the coding sequence ATGATGGATTTGCCTATATACACCAAAAGCCAGCTGGCCCTGCGCAACGGGCAGGATAAACCCGAGATATGGGTAGCTTATAAAGGACTGATATATGATGTTACCGAAAGCCGCCTTTGGCGCAATGGCAAGCACTACGAGCACTGGGCCGGGCAAGACCTTACCGAAGAGCTACCCGACGCCCCGCATACCGAAACAGTTTTTGAGAAGTTTAAAGTGATAGGCAGGTTGGGGTAG
- a CDS encoding lycopene cyclase domain-containing protein, translating to MKYTYLLINILTIFFPVVLSFDKRVQFFKSWKFIWPGMAITGIIFLFWDVLFTINGVWSFNDKYIIGIKFFGLPLEEIFFFLTVPFACIFIYACLNYYIKWQLNTDVARSISGLLVLASAFILMGNYSKLYTTVTFALLAIILLLLLFVWRADWLSGFYKAYLVSLIPFYIVNGLLTSIPVVLYNNNQNLGFRVGTIPFEDHFYSMALLLMNIGFFEYFKNRKQLAA from the coding sequence GTGAAATACACCTACCTGCTCATCAACATACTTACCATATTTTTCCCGGTAGTGTTATCGTTTGATAAGCGTGTGCAATTTTTTAAAAGCTGGAAATTTATTTGGCCGGGCATGGCTATTACAGGTATAATTTTTTTGTTTTGGGACGTGCTGTTCACTATAAACGGTGTATGGTCGTTTAATGATAAGTACATTATAGGCATCAAGTTTTTTGGCTTGCCGTTGGAGGAGATCTTCTTTTTTTTAACCGTGCCCTTTGCCTGTATATTTATTTACGCTTGCTTAAATTATTATATAAAATGGCAGCTAAACACCGATGTTGCCCGCAGCATCAGCGGCCTGTTGGTGCTGGCATCGGCGTTTATATTGATGGGTAATTACAGTAAGCTGTATACCACCGTTACGTTTGCCCTGCTGGCGATAATATTGTTACTGCTGTTATTTGTATGGCGTGCGGATTGGCTCAGTGGCTTTTACAAGGCTTACCTGGTATCGCTTATCCCCTTTTATATTGTAAATGGCTTGCTTACCTCTATACCGGTTGTTTTGTACAACAACAATCAAAATTTAGGCTTTAGGGTGGGTACCATCCCTTTCGAAGATCATTTTTACAGTATGGCCCTTTTGCTGATGAACATTGGTTTTTTTGAATACTTTAAAAACCGTAAACAGCTTGCCGCATGA
- a CDS encoding phytoene/squalene synthase family protein encodes MNLFDQTCFECSKLITTKYSTSFSMGIGAFDERLRFPIYAIYGFVRYADEIVDTFYDYNQRELIDEFKAETFKAIERGISLNPVLQSFQQVVNQYGIDKELIEAFLTSMKMDLDKTDYDNANYKTYIYGSAEVIGLMCLRVFCDNDTALFDRLVPKARSLGSAFQKINFLRDIKSDYEDRGRTYFPGVDFTKFTEADKRFIEADIKKEFDDALAGIKLLPKGSRLGVYVAYVYYLQLFKKISRMPPSVIIQKRVRVSDTQKLVLYFKAMLHQKLNRI; translated from the coding sequence ATGAACCTATTCGACCAAACGTGTTTTGAATGCAGTAAACTGATCACTACTAAATACAGTACATCGTTTAGCATGGGTATAGGCGCTTTTGATGAGCGCCTGCGTTTCCCTATTTACGCCATTTATGGCTTTGTGCGCTACGCTGATGAAATTGTAGACACATTTTATGACTACAACCAGCGCGAGTTGATAGATGAATTTAAAGCCGAAACATTTAAAGCTATCGAGCGTGGCATCAGCCTAAACCCTGTTTTGCAATCGTTTCAGCAGGTGGTTAACCAGTACGGTATTGATAAAGAGCTGATAGAGGCTTTTTTAACCTCCATGAAAATGGACCTGGATAAAACCGATTACGATAACGCCAATTATAAAACCTATATATATGGCTCGGCCGAAGTAATTGGGCTGATGTGCCTGCGTGTTTTTTGCGACAATGATACCGCGCTGTTTGACAGACTGGTGCCAAAAGCGCGCAGTTTAGGTTCGGCATTTCAAAAAATAAACTTTTTGCGCGATATTAAGTCTGACTATGAAGACCGGGGGCGCACGTACTTCCCCGGGGTTGATTTTACTAAGTTTACCGAGGCCGATAAACGTTTTATTGAGGCTGATATTAAAAAGGAGTTTGATGATGCCCTGGCAGGCATTAAGCTTTTACCGAAAGGCAGCAGGCTGGGCGTTTATGTAGCTTATGTATACTACCTGCAGCTGTTTAAAAAAATAAGCAGGATGCCGCCATCGGTTATTATACAAAAAAGGGTGCGCGTAAGCGATACCCAAAAGCTGGTGCTTTATTTTAAAGCTATGCTGCACCAAAAACTGAATAGGATATAA
- the crtI gene encoding phytoene desaturase yields the protein MGTKKHIVVIGAGFAGMASACVLAKEGYKVTLLEKNDQPGGRARVWEKDGFKFDMGPSWYWMPDVFENFFALFGKKPADFYELKRLDPGYRVYYGKDDGLDVPADMAQLEQLFDEIEPGSSKGLRTFLDQAAYKYKVGMGEYVFRPSHSITEFIDLNLIRKSVSMQLLTSMSSHVRKYFKNPKLIKLLEFPVLFLGATPKDTPAMYSMMNYADLALGTWYPLGGMNEIVKAMVSIAESYGVEIKLNTEVSKIEVANKQVSNVQTNNGSFAADFVISGADYEHTDQYLLSKPDRNYTEKYWDTRTMSPSSLLFYIGTNKKIEGIQHHNLFFDEDFELHAKEIYKDPQWPTKPLFYVCCTSKTDAEAAPEGGENIFFLMPIAPNLPDSDATREHYFDMMVDRFEHITGQSLRDSIVVKRSYALDDFKADYHSFKGNAYGLANTLAQTAFFKPAMRAKHIKNLLHTGQLTVPGPGVPPALISGQIAAIEAMKILEKED from the coding sequence ATGGGTACCAAAAAGCATATTGTAGTAATAGGGGCGGGTTTTGCAGGTATGGCATCGGCCTGTGTATTGGCTAAAGAAGGATATAAGGTTACCCTGCTGGAAAAGAATGACCAGCCGGGCGGCCGTGCCCGTGTTTGGGAGAAAGACGGTTTTAAGTTTGATATGGGCCCAAGCTGGTATTGGATGCCCGATGTGTTCGAAAACTTTTTTGCCCTGTTTGGTAAAAAACCGGCTGATTTTTACGAGCTAAAACGCCTTGACCCCGGTTACCGTGTGTACTATGGTAAAGATGATGGACTGGATGTACCTGCCGATATGGCCCAATTAGAGCAGCTTTTTGACGAGATAGAACCCGGTAGCAGTAAAGGGCTCCGCACATTTTTAGACCAGGCCGCTTATAAATATAAAGTAGGCATGGGCGAGTATGTTTTTCGCCCCTCACATTCTATCACCGAGTTTATTGACCTTAACCTGATACGCAAAAGCGTGAGTATGCAATTGCTTACCAGCATGAGCAGCCATGTGCGCAAGTACTTTAAAAATCCTAAGCTGATCAAGCTGCTGGAGTTCCCGGTGTTGTTTTTGGGCGCTACACCTAAAGATACCCCGGCCATGTACAGCATGATGAACTACGCCGACCTGGCCTTGGGCACCTGGTACCCGTTGGGCGGCATGAACGAGATTGTAAAGGCCATGGTGAGCATAGCCGAAAGTTACGGAGTTGAGATAAAACTGAATACAGAAGTAAGCAAAATTGAGGTAGCAAATAAGCAGGTAAGCAACGTGCAAACCAATAACGGCAGTTTCGCGGCCGACTTTGTAATATCCGGCGCAGATTACGAACATACCGACCAGTATCTTTTAAGCAAACCTGATAGGAATTATACAGAGAAGTATTGGGACACGCGTACCATGTCGCCATCCAGCCTGTTGTTTTATATAGGCACCAACAAAAAAATAGAGGGCATACAGCACCATAACCTGTTTTTTGATGAGGATTTTGAGCTGCACGCTAAAGAGATATATAAAGACCCGCAGTGGCCTACTAAGCCGCTGTTTTATGTTTGCTGTACCTCTAAAACCGATGCGGAGGCTGCACCTGAGGGTGGCGAAAACATATTCTTTTTAATGCCGATAGCACCCAACCTTCCTGATAGCGACGCCACCCGCGAGCACTATTTTGATATGATGGTAGATAGGTTTGAGCATATTACCGGCCAGAGCCTAAGGGATAGCATTGTAGTAAAACGCAGCTACGCGCTGGATGATTTTAAAGCCGATTACCACTCGTTTAAAGGCAATGCCTATGGGTTGGCCAATACGCTGGCGCAGACCGCGTTTTTTAAACCCGCCATGCGTGCCAAACACATTAAAAACCTGTTGCACACCGGCCAGTTAACCGTGCCTGGTCCGGGTGTACCCCCGGCCTTAATATCCGGCCAGATAGCCGCTATCGAGGCAATGAAAATTTTGGAGAAGGAAGATTAA
- the ilvA gene encoding threonine ammonia-lyase IlvA: MDTATQSRLDFESAYNRLKDVVRHTPLEYNARLSEKYECEIYLKREDMQIVRSYKLRGAYNMISRLSTAQLSRGVVCASAGNHAQGVAFSCKKLGTKGVIFMPEITPKQKVKQTEMFGNGNVELVLTGDTFDDCLREALIYTEANGMTFIPPFDNEQVIEGQGTVGVEILKDLPDTEVVIMPVGGGGLSAGTGTYLKQQNPTILLIGVEPDGAPSMLTALKEGHPVTLGQIDRFVDGAAVKRVGEKTYLLCKEALDDMLTVPEGKVCTTILKLYNEDAIVVEPAGALSVTALDACREQIKGKKVVCVISGGNNDIDRMQEIKEKSLLYEGLKHYFIVRFPQRPGALKLFVNNVLGPGDDITRFEFIKKTAKENGPALVGIELKNAEDYPALLQRMEAHRFEVIEINKDATLFEYLV; encoded by the coding sequence ATGGACACAGCAACGCAAAGCCGGTTAGATTTTGAATCTGCTTATAACAGGTTAAAAGATGTAGTAAGGCATACGCCTTTGGAGTACAACGCCCGCCTGTCTGAAAAGTACGAATGCGAGATATACCTTAAACGCGAAGACATGCAGATAGTGCGCTCTTACAAGCTAAGGGGCGCCTATAACATGATAAGTCGCTTAAGCACAGCGCAATTAAGCCGTGGTGTAGTTTGTGCCAGCGCAGGTAACCATGCGCAAGGTGTGGCTTTTTCATGCAAAAAACTGGGTACTAAAGGCGTAATTTTTATGCCCGAAATAACGCCCAAACAAAAAGTTAAACAAACCGAAATGTTTGGCAACGGTAACGTTGAATTGGTGTTAACAGGCGATACTTTTGATGATTGCCTGCGCGAAGCTTTGATATATACCGAGGCTAATGGCATGACCTTTATCCCACCGTTTGATAATGAGCAAGTAATTGAGGGACAGGGCACTGTGGGCGTTGAGATACTGAAAGACCTCCCCGACACAGAGGTGGTAATAATGCCTGTTGGTGGCGGCGGATTATCTGCCGGTACAGGTACTTATTTAAAACAGCAGAACCCTACTATACTGCTGATAGGCGTGGAGCCGGATGGTGCCCCATCTATGCTTACTGCGCTTAAAGAGGGCCACCCGGTAACCTTGGGGCAAATTGACCGTTTTGTGGATGGTGCCGCCGTAAAACGTGTCGGCGAAAAAACCTATCTGCTTTGTAAAGAGGCACTTGACGATATGCTTACCGTACCCGAGGGTAAGGTATGTACCACCATATTAAAGCTATATAACGAGGATGCCATTGTAGTTGAACCTGCCGGCGCACTGTCTGTTACCGCGCTGGATGCCTGTCGCGAGCAAATTAAGGGCAAAAAGGTAGTTTGTGTGATAAGCGGAGGGAATAACGATATCGACCGCATGCAGGAGATCAAGGAGAAATCGTTGCTGTATGAGGGTTTAAAACATTACTTTATCGTCCGTTTTCCGCAACGGCCGGGCGCACTTAAGTTGTTTGTTAACAACGTTTTAGGGCCTGGTGATGACATTACCCGCTTTGAATTTATCAAGAAAACGGCTAAAGAGAACGGCCCTGCATTGGTAGGTATCGAGCTGAAAAATGCCGAAGACTACCCTGCCCTTTTACAGCGAATGGAGGCACACCGCTTTGAGGTTATAGAGATAAACAAGGACGCTACCCTGTTTGAATACCTGGTGTAA
- a CDS encoding 2-isopropylmalate synthase, which produces MLHDPNRVYVFDTTLRDGEQVPGCQLTTPEKIEIARELETLGVDIIEAGFPVSSPGDFNSVVEISKAVKEPIVCALTRANKNDIDVAVESLQYAKRPRIHTGIGASDTHIKLKFNSTREEILQRAVDAVAYAKKSVEDIEFYAEDAGRADIVFLAQMVEAVIAAGATVVNIPDTNGYCLPDQYGSKIKFLKENVKNIDKAIISVHCHNDLGLATANSIAGLQNGARQIEGTINGIGERAGNTSIEEVVMILKTHQVLGLYTQINSKNFYEMSRMISSQMRMPVQANKAIVGSNAFAHSSGIHQDGFLKNRENYEIIRPEDVGFPSASIVLTARSGRHALKFHLERLGHKLDKDELYEVYQRFLTLADNKLDINDDDLQGLMAHKLVKN; this is translated from the coding sequence ATGTTACACGACCCAAACCGCGTTTATGTTTTTGATACCACGCTTCGCGATGGCGAACAGGTACCGGGATGCCAGCTGACAACCCCTGAAAAGATAGAGATAGCCCGCGAGCTGGAAACGCTGGGCGTGGATATTATAGAAGCCGGGTTCCCGGTATCAAGTCCGGGCGACTTTAACAGCGTTGTAGAGATATCAAAAGCGGTAAAAGAGCCCATTGTTTGCGCGCTTACCCGTGCCAACAAAAACGATATTGATGTAGCGGTAGAATCGTTACAATACGCTAAGCGCCCCCGTATACACACAGGCATTGGTGCATCAGATACACACATCAAATTAAAGTTTAACAGCACCCGCGAAGAGATATTGCAGCGTGCGGTTGATGCAGTTGCCTATGCCAAAAAATCGGTAGAGGATATTGAGTTTTATGCTGAGGATGCCGGCCGTGCGGATATTGTTTTTTTAGCGCAAATGGTTGAGGCTGTTATAGCTGCAGGTGCTACGGTAGTAAACATACCTGATACAAACGGCTATTGCCTGCCCGACCAATATGGCAGCAAGATAAAATTCCTGAAGGAAAACGTAAAGAATATCGATAAAGCCATCATATCTGTACACTGCCACAACGACTTAGGTTTGGCTACAGCTAACTCTATTGCAGGTTTACAAAACGGTGCAAGGCAGATAGAAGGCACTATTAACGGTATTGGCGAACGTGCGGGTAATACATCTATTGAAGAGGTGGTGATGATATTAAAAACCCACCAGGTACTTGGTTTATATACCCAAATCAACAGCAAGAATTTCTATGAAATGAGCCGCATGATAAGCAGCCAGATGCGCATGCCTGTGCAGGCTAATAAAGCCATTGTGGGCAGTAACGCGTTTGCACATAGCTCTGGTATTCACCAGGATGGCTTTTTAAAGAACCGCGAGAACTACGAGATCATTCGCCCGGAAGATGTGGGTTTCCCGAGTGCCAGTATTGTGCTTACTGCGCGTAGCGGCAGGCATGCGCTTAAGTTTCATTTAGAGCGACTTGGCCATAAATTAGATAAAGACGAACTTTACGAAGTATATCAGCGCTTTTTAACGTTAGCAGATAATAAGCTTGATATAAACGATGATGACCTGCAGGGCCTTATGGCGCATAAGCTGGTAAAAAATTAG